A genomic window from Oryctolagus cuniculus chromosome 12, mOryCun1.1, whole genome shotgun sequence includes:
- the C2CD4B gene encoding C2 calcium-dependent domain-containing protein 4B, whose translation MRLLEKLRASAPEPAFSNVLTPGRIPEFCIPPRLSVPSPPESPPSAAAVPRHCAAEPDLWPCAADEGVGRTDWDPRSQAALSLPHLPRARTAYGFCALLESPHIRRKESLFLGGHRAAARRPRAHTYGAGGGGVAVSDFPIGPLRSPRVAGAALATEPDDHRPPQKALAPRLRGRCLLRAPDGLLSRALRVRGSPGLDRARSVSSGDEDEERGADPGAPAPASPSSPPGPRPERLEAEGTVTLGRAGCALRLAAEYCPGSGRLRVRLLRAEGPAGGGPEPRAVCCRVSLVLQAPGSARKPRRAVLGRSRKGALDQDFCFDGLTEEQVRRLAVRVKAENKGRGLERGRRLGQGELPLGSLLLL comes from the coding sequence ATGCGGCTCCTCGAGAAACTCCGCGCCTCGGCCCCAGAGCCCGCGTTCTCCAACGTGCTTACCCCTGGCCGCATCCCCGAGTTCTGCATCCCGCCGCGGCTGTCCGTGCCCAGCCCGCCCGAGTCCCCGCCCTCGGCTGCCGCCGTGCCCCGCCACTGTGCCGCCGAGCCGGACCTGTGGCCCTGCGCAGCCGACGAGGGTGTCGGCCGCACCGACTGGGACCCGCGCTCGCAGGCCGCGCTCTCGCTGCCGCACCTGCCCCGCGCCCGCACCGCTTACGGCTTCTGCGCCCTGCTCGAGAGCCCGCACATCCGCCGCAAGGAGTCGCTCTTCCTCGGGGGACACCGCGCCGCCGCGCGCCGCCCCCGGGCTCACACCTACGGAGCCGGCGGTGGAGGGGTCGCAGTATCGGACTTCCCCATCGGGCCCCTGCGCAGCCCGCGCGTCGCGGGCGCGGCGCTCGCCACCGAACCCGACGACCACCGCCCGCCCCAGAAGGCGCTCGCCCCGCGGCTCCGCGGCCGCTGCCTCCTGCGCGCCCCTGACGGGCTGCTGAGCCGCGCGCTGCGGGTCCGAGGGAGCCCCGGCCTGGACCGCGCCCGCTCCGTTTCCAGCGGGGACGAGGACGAGGAGCGCGGCGCCGACCCCGGGGCCCCGGCCCCCGCGTCCCCGTCGTCGCCCCCGGGCCCGCGGCCCGAGCGCCTGGAGGCCGAGGGCACCGTGACTCTGGGACGCGCCGGCTGCGCGCTGCGCCTGGCCGCCGAGTACTGTCCGGGCAGCGGGCGCCTCCGCGTCCGGTTGCTCCGCGCCGAGGGCCCGGCCGGGGGCGGCCCCGAGCCCCGCGCCGTCTGCTGCCGCGTCAGCCTGGTCCTGCAGGCGCCGGGCTCCGCGCGCAAGCCGCGCCGCGCCGTGCTGGGCCGCAGCCGCAAGGGCGCCCTGGACCAGGACTTCTGCTTCGACGGCCTCACGGAGGAGCAGGTGCGCCGCCTGGCCGTGCGGGTCAAGGCCGAGAACAAGGGCCGCGGCCTGGAGCGGGGCCGCCGGCTGGGCCAGGGCGAGCTGCCGCTGGGCTCGCTGCTGCTGCTCTGA